One window from the genome of Streptomyces sp. NBC_01476 encodes:
- a CDS encoding MFS transporter produces the protein MDDARLITAPEELRHGRAALAVSFFAQGALFALLVTRIPAIQDRYGISDGLLPVFLAAVPILAGVGSVLTESLVKRVRPSVVLRWVQPVVALVLVALGAGHELWVAAVTLALFGVCVGGLDASMNMLGVSLQRAYGQSIMLGFHAVYSLGGILGASLAWSGAHWHLSLFSIYGPAVLVLIPLTLTASRWYRDQRAGDGALGALGVGSAGSAVGAVVTAGAGHDDRVDRVQRVDRVDPAKPGAPVQQVVMKLLLPLCLVMTFAYIGDSTVSNWSAKYLEDVLHSSEQLSTVPYAVYMVTTLIGRSVGDFGVRRFGAAPVVRVGTVVAVAGFAVVAAAPGPWVGMLGFTLLGFGLCVIVPQTFAAAGRMFPDASDSAIARLNIFNYVGFLIGSPLVGAIGGAWSYRGAMLVPMVLVGATLLYAKTFDAGPVGYGVGHERPRTADVG, from the coding sequence GCCTGATCACGGCGCCGGAGGAGCTGCGGCACGGCCGCGCCGCCCTCGCGGTGAGCTTCTTCGCGCAGGGCGCCCTCTTCGCGCTGCTGGTGACGAGGATTCCGGCGATCCAGGACCGTTACGGGATCAGCGACGGCCTGCTGCCGGTGTTCCTGGCCGCGGTGCCGATCCTCGCCGGGGTCGGCAGTGTGCTGACGGAATCGCTGGTCAAACGGGTGCGGCCGAGTGTCGTCCTGCGCTGGGTGCAGCCCGTGGTAGCCCTGGTGCTGGTCGCCCTCGGCGCCGGCCACGAGCTGTGGGTGGCGGCGGTGACGCTGGCGCTCTTCGGGGTGTGCGTCGGCGGCCTGGACGCGTCGATGAACATGCTCGGGGTCAGCCTGCAGCGGGCGTACGGGCAGAGCATCATGCTCGGCTTTCACGCGGTCTACAGCCTCGGCGGGATCCTCGGGGCGAGTCTGGCCTGGTCGGGCGCGCACTGGCACCTGTCGCTCTTCTCGATCTACGGGCCGGCCGTGCTGGTGCTGATTCCGCTGACGCTCACCGCGAGCCGCTGGTACCGCGACCAGCGGGCCGGCGACGGCGCCCTCGGCGCCCTCGGTGTCGGCAGCGCCGGCAGTGCCGTCGGCGCCGTCGTCACGGCCGGTGCCGGCCATGACGACCGGGTGGACCGGGTCCAACGGGTCGACCGGGTGGATCCCGCCAAGCCCGGCGCGCCGGTCCAGCAGGTGGTGATGAAGCTGCTGCTGCCGCTCTGCCTGGTGATGACCTTCGCGTACATCGGCGACTCGACCGTCTCCAACTGGAGCGCGAAGTATCTGGAGGACGTACTGCACAGCTCGGAGCAGCTGTCCACGGTCCCGTACGCGGTCTACATGGTGACGACGCTGATCGGCCGGTCGGTGGGCGACTTCGGGGTCCGGCGGTTCGGGGCCGCGCCGGTGGTGCGGGTGGGCACGGTGGTGGCGGTGGCGGGGTTCGCGGTGGTGGCGGCGGCGCCCGGGCCGTGGGTGGGGATGCTCGGCTTCACGCTGCTCGGCTTCGGGCTCTGCGTGATCGTGCCGCAGACCTTCGCGGCGGCGGGGCGGATGTTCCCCGACGCCTCCGACTCGGCGATCGCCCGGCTGAACATCTTCAATTACGTCGGCTTCCTGATCGGTTCCCCGCTGGTGGGGGCGATCGGGGGCGCCTGGAGCTACCGCGGCGCGATGCTCGTACCGATGGTGCTGGTCGGGGCCACCTTGCTCTACGCGAAGACCTTTGACGCGGGTCCTGTTGGGTACGGTGTCGGCCATGAGCGGCCGCGCACAGCTGATGTGGGATGA
- a CDS encoding acetoin utilization protein AcuC, with amino-acid sequence MSGRAQLMWDEQVTQYDFGRGHPMDPVRLSLTRSLIRAFGLDGALKVVAAPAAGDSTLSLVHRADYVAAVRRASADPRAADTAYGIGTEDNPAFAGMHEASALIAGLSVGAAEAVWHGGSEHAVNFTGGLHHAMPGAAAGFCVYNDAALAVARLLELGAERVVYVDVDVHHGDGVQTAFWDDPRVLTISVHEHPRTLFPQTGWPEETGGPAAEGGAVNVALPAGTGDAGWLRAFHSVVPELVAAFRPQVLVSQHGADTHFEDPLAHLAVSLDAQRAVAQACHELAHEHAQGRWVALGGGGYAVVDVVPRTWTHLVAVAAGVPIDPSTAVPEEWRHEVYARTRETAPLRMTDGRAVEWAAFEDGGYDPASRVDQAILATRRAAFPLHGLLP; translated from the coding sequence ATGAGCGGCCGCGCACAGCTGATGTGGGATGAGCAGGTAACCCAGTACGACTTCGGGCGCGGGCACCCCATGGACCCGGTGCGGCTGTCGCTCACCCGCAGCCTGATCAGGGCGTTCGGGCTCGACGGGGCGCTGAAGGTGGTGGCGGCGCCCGCCGCGGGGGACTCGACGCTGTCGCTGGTCCACCGGGCGGACTACGTAGCGGCGGTACGCCGGGCGTCCGCGGATCCGCGGGCGGCGGACACGGCGTACGGGATAGGGACCGAGGACAACCCGGCCTTCGCCGGGATGCACGAGGCGTCGGCGCTGATCGCGGGGCTCTCGGTGGGCGCCGCGGAGGCGGTGTGGCACGGCGGGAGCGAGCACGCGGTGAACTTCACCGGCGGGCTGCACCACGCGATGCCGGGAGCGGCGGCGGGCTTCTGCGTCTACAACGACGCGGCGCTGGCGGTGGCGCGGCTGCTGGAGCTGGGCGCGGAGCGGGTCGTCTACGTCGATGTGGACGTCCACCACGGCGACGGGGTGCAGACGGCGTTCTGGGACGACCCGCGGGTACTGACGATCTCGGTGCACGAGCATCCGCGGACGCTTTTCCCGCAGACCGGGTGGCCGGAGGAGACGGGCGGGCCGGCCGCGGAGGGCGGGGCGGTGAATGTCGCGCTGCCGGCCGGGACCGGTGACGCCGGGTGGCTGCGGGCCTTCCACTCGGTGGTGCCGGAGCTGGTCGCCGCCTTCCGGCCGCAGGTGCTGGTGTCGCAGCACGGCGCGGACACGCACTTCGAGGACCCGCTGGCGCACCTGGCGGTGTCGCTGGACGCGCAGCGGGCGGTGGCGCAGGCGTGCCACGAACTGGCGCACGAGCACGCGCAGGGGCGGTGGGTGGCGCTCGGCGGCGGTGGGTACGCGGTGGTGGACGTCGTGCCGCGGACCTGGACGCATCTGGTGGCCGTCGCGGCGGGGGTGCCGATCGATCCGTCGACGGCGGTGCCGGAGGAGTGGCGGCACGAGGTGTACGCGCGGACCCGGGAGACCGCGCCGCTGCGGATGACGGACGGGCGGGCGGTGGAGTGGGCGGCGTTCGAGGACGGCGGTTACGACCCGGCGTCGCGGGTGGACCAGGCGATCCTGGCCACCCGGCGGGCGGCGTTCCCGCTGCACGGGCTGCTGCCGTAG
- a CDS encoding phosphatase — MVSAGELRAHLVAARVAGRVATSREESLRRYGLFAARDPRVTLGLEPEGEWGAAELLRLMADRCGVSADPRETSGEDVIDPDCTVAALDAFAERLGRAAHDRIPVLLGTGHPHRLLGFYASLAAALSAAGCVVLTPSYVRGVDIPTEFGVRRHILRYVAGVAVARPAEGGGPLTPESAPGAHTHSPLPVRAALAGAAEQGGVLPGLVVGDHGFICGAGQLGFEAIGLGDSDDPAVFVAEAEGRISVAVPLDDTVRSDYYRPLTRYVLNRAWLSQ, encoded by the coding sequence GTGGTGAGTGCTGGGGAGTTGCGGGCGCATCTGGTGGCGGCGAGGGTGGCCGGCCGGGTGGCCACCTCGCGCGAGGAGAGCCTGCGCAGGTACGGGCTGTTCGCGGCGCGGGACCCGAGGGTGACCCTGGGGCTGGAGCCCGAGGGGGAGTGGGGGGCGGCGGAGCTGCTGCGGCTGATGGCCGACCGGTGCGGGGTGTCGGCCGACCCGCGGGAGACGTCGGGGGAGGATGTGATCGACCCGGACTGTACGGTGGCGGCGCTGGACGCGTTCGCCGAGCGGCTGGGCCGGGCGGCGCATGACCGGATTCCGGTGCTCTTGGGCACAGGACATCCACACCGTCTTCTCGGGTTCTACGCATCTTTGGCGGCGGCCCTGTCGGCGGCCGGATGTGTGGTTCTCACCCCCTCCTACGTCCGAGGCGTGGACATCCCGACCGAGTTCGGCGTACGCCGCCACATCCTTCGTTACGTCGCCGGAGTCGCTGTGGCCCGCCCGGCGGAGGGCGGCGGTCCGCTTACGCCGGAGTCCGCGCCGGGGGCGCACACCCACTCGCCGCTGCCGGTCAGAGCGGCTCTCGCGGGGGCCGCGGAACAGGGCGGAGTGCTTCCCGGCCTGGTGGTGGGGGACCACGGATTCATTTGCGGAGCAGGGCAGTTGGGATTCGAGGCGATCGGCCTGGGGGACAGTGACGATCCGGCGGTGTTCGTGGCCGAAGCAGAGGGCAGGATTTCGGTGGCAGTGCCACTCGATGACACCGTCCGGTCCGATTACTACCGCCCGCTGACCCGATACGTACTCAATCGAGCGTGGCTCTCACAGTAG
- a CDS encoding helix-turn-helix domain-containing protein produces MSVAAESRPLNEVVFLTVAEVAAVMRVSKMTVYRLVHSGHLPAIRVGRSFRVPEQAVHDYLRESYVGVESA; encoded by the coding sequence ATGTCTGTAGCAGCTGAAAGTCGGCCTCTGAACGAGGTCGTGTTCCTGACCGTCGCCGAAGTGGCGGCGGTCATGCGGGTCTCCAAGATGACGGTGTACCGGCTGGTGCACAGCGGTCATCTGCCGGCGATCCGGGTCGGTCGGTCCTTCCGGGTTCCGGAGCAGGCCGTGCACGACTACCTCCGCGAGTCCTACGTGGGGGTGGAATCTGCCTGA
- a CDS encoding 30S ribosomal protein bS22: MGSVIKKRRKRMAKKKHRKLLKRTRVQRRNKK; encoded by the coding sequence GTGGGCTCTGTCATCAAGAAGCGGCGTAAGCGTATGGCCAAGAAGAAGCACCGCAAGCTTCTGAAGCGGACGCGTGTGCAGCGTCGCAACAAGAAGTAA
- a CDS encoding NAD-dependent epimerase/dehydratase family protein, whose translation MGKVVLVTGAARQLAGRFVRRVQREPEVERVIAVDAVPPEHDMGDAAFVRADIRQPMIGKVLAQHSVDTVVHLDVSGTPLGSGGRTQAKETNVIGTMQLLGACQKAPTVRRLVVKSTTSVYGSAPRDPAVFSETTPVKSLPSGGFAKDAVEVEGYVRGFARRRPDVAVAVLRFANILGPNADTPLAEYFGLPVLPTVFGYDPRLQFVHEDDVNEVLVVASTEARRGTYNNGTFNIAGDGVLLLSQSARRLGRPTVPVPMPAVTWVGRMLRTSGVTDFSAEQIRLLTHGRVVDTRQMRETLGFEPAYTTAETFQDFAAARGPGLLPPDRVRHVVDGVAAMIPADRR comes from the coding sequence GTGGGCAAGGTGGTCCTCGTCACCGGAGCCGCGCGGCAGCTCGCCGGCCGGTTCGTACGTCGTGTGCAGCGGGAGCCCGAGGTCGAGCGGGTCATCGCGGTCGACGCTGTGCCGCCCGAGCACGACATGGGAGACGCCGCGTTCGTGCGGGCCGACATCCGGCAGCCGATGATCGGCAAGGTGCTGGCCCAGCACTCGGTGGACACCGTGGTGCATCTCGACGTCAGCGGCACCCCGCTGGGCTCCGGCGGCCGTACCCAGGCCAAGGAGACCAACGTCATCGGCACCATGCAGCTCCTGGGCGCCTGCCAGAAGGCGCCGACCGTACGGCGGCTGGTGGTCAAGTCCACCACCAGCGTCTACGGTTCCGCGCCGCGCGACCCCGCGGTGTTCAGCGAGACCACCCCGGTCAAGTCGCTGCCCAGCGGCGGCTTCGCGAAGGACGCGGTGGAGGTCGAGGGGTACGTACGGGGTTTCGCCCGGCGGCGGCCGGACGTGGCGGTCGCGGTGCTGCGCTTCGCCAACATCCTCGGGCCCAACGCGGACACCCCGCTGGCGGAGTACTTCGGGCTGCCGGTGCTGCCGACGGTCTTCGGGTACGACCCCCGGCTGCAGTTCGTCCACGAGGACGACGTCAACGAGGTGCTGGTGGTGGCCTCGACGGAGGCCAGGCGCGGCACGTACAACAACGGCACGTTCAACATCGCCGGGGACGGGGTGCTGCTGCTGTCGCAGAGTGCGCGCCGGCTGGGCAGGCCGACCGTGCCGGTACCGATGCCGGCCGTCACCTGGGTGGGGCGGATGCTGCGGACCTCCGGGGTGACCGATTTCTCGGCGGAACAGATCAGGCTGCTCACCCACGGCCGGGTGGTCGACACCCGGCAGATGCGTGAGACGCTCGGCTTCGAGCCGGCGTACACCACCGCGGAGACCTTCCAGGACTTCGCCGCCGCCCGTGGTCCGGGGCTGCTGCCGCCGGACCGGGTCCGGCACGTGGTGGACGGCGTCGCCGCGATGATCCCGGCCGACCGCCGATGA
- a CDS encoding lysophospholipid acyltransferase family protein, with the protein MADAKVIPFGDDSRARRGGAAGGGRSRARGRKPAPPEAKPATAPTHVQPPLMPVPEAVPEAVPEAAQEAARDAVEGPVAEIPAQAAGERTAPAGQEPPGPSQGGPGVAAALGEVADRLLGGPWERKVASGLSFLRRRVTGEYEVDEFGYDAELTDQVLMALVRPFFERYFRVEVKGIENIPAEGGALVVSNHSGTLPVDALMTQVAVHDQHPAGRHLRLLAADLVFMMPLINELARKAGHTLACTEDAESLLERGEVVGVMPEGFKGLGKPFAERYKLQRFGRGGFVATALKTKVPIVPCSVVGAEEIYPMLGNSRTLARILGIPYFPLTPTFPWLGPLGVVPLPTKWTIQFGEPIPTDTYPPEAAEDPMLVFNLTDQVRETIQHTLYELLVQRRSVFF; encoded by the coding sequence ATGGCGGACGCCAAGGTCATCCCGTTCGGCGACGACTCGCGTGCGCGGCGCGGCGGCGCCGCGGGCGGTGGCAGGTCCCGGGCGCGCGGCCGTAAACCGGCTCCGCCCGAGGCGAAGCCGGCCACGGCGCCGACGCATGTCCAGCCGCCGCTGATGCCGGTGCCGGAGGCCGTACCGGAGGCCGTACCGGAGGCGGCACAGGAGGCGGCTCGGGATGCGGTGGAGGGCCCCGTGGCGGAGATCCCCGCGCAGGCGGCCGGCGAGCGTACGGCGCCGGCCGGACAGGAGCCGCCCGGGCCGTCGCAGGGCGGTCCCGGGGTCGCGGCGGCGCTGGGTGAGGTCGCGGACCGGCTGCTCGGCGGGCCGTGGGAGCGGAAGGTCGCCTCGGGGCTGTCGTTCCTGCGGCGGCGGGTCACCGGCGAGTACGAGGTGGACGAGTTCGGGTACGACGCCGAGCTCACCGACCAGGTGCTGATGGCTCTGGTGCGGCCGTTCTTCGAGCGGTACTTCCGGGTCGAGGTCAAGGGCATCGAGAACATCCCGGCGGAGGGCGGCGCGCTGGTGGTGTCCAACCACTCCGGGACGCTGCCGGTCGACGCGTTGATGACGCAGGTGGCGGTGCACGACCAGCACCCCGCCGGGCGGCATCTGCGGCTGCTGGCCGCGGACCTGGTCTTCATGATGCCGCTCATCAACGAACTGGCCCGCAAGGCCGGGCACACGCTGGCGTGCACGGAGGACGCGGAGTCGCTGCTGGAGCGGGGAGAGGTCGTCGGGGTCATGCCCGAGGGCTTCAAGGGCCTCGGGAAGCCGTTCGCCGAGCGGTACAAGCTGCAGCGGTTCGGGCGGGGCGGGTTCGTGGCGACGGCGCTCAAGACGAAGGTGCCGATCGTTCCGTGCTCGGTGGTGGGCGCGGAGGAGATCTATCCGATGCTGGGCAACTCCCGCACCCTCGCGCGCATCCTGGGCATCCCGTACTTCCCCCTCACCCCGACCTTCCCCTGGCTGGGGCCGCTGGGTGTCGTCCCCCTCCCCACCAAGTGGACGATCCAGTTCGGCGAGCCCATTCCCACCGACACCTATCCGCCGGAGGCGGCGGAGGACCCGATGCTCGTCTTCAACCTGACGGACCAGGTGCGGGAAACGATCCAGCACACGCTGTACGAACTGCTGGTGCAGCGGCGGTCGGTGTTCTTCTGA